In Gilliamella sp. B3022, the sequence TTTGTGACGCCGTTGCGCCAGTATTTTGTATGCGGTCTTCTAGCTCATTCCAGCTTTGAGCGTAGGCGATAACTGTACTTGATACTAGCGCAGCAGATACAGCCTTAGCAATATTTGTCAATTTACCCAGAGAATTTCCAGCACTTTGAGCGGAAGATTCAAGCTTGTCAAGACCTTTAGAAGCTTTAGAACCACTGTTATTTAATTCTTTCATTTCCTGCATGATTTTTCTAGAATTTTCCAGTAACTCTTTCATTTCAAGTGAAACGGTGTAAGTGATATCCCCTTCTGTATATTGAGCCATTTTATGTCCTCTATAGAATGAGCCTAAGTCACACAGAATAGACAGCCCCAAGAGTTCGACATTAACTGTCATTCTCATAGGCTCATTCTGTAAAGCTCTTGGTTAAAAAATTGCCTTGTGATAGGCATTGTTATGAATTGAATTTAAATATTGAATGGACTTGTAAAACAGATCTTTACAAGCATAAAAAAACCACCCGAAGGCGGCTTAAATAAATTTTTGTAGTGTTCAGCAAACTATTAGCAATTCATTCTTGGCAATTCACCACGAACAAAATTCATTGATAAACTCAGATTAACTTGTATCTTATTAAGTGCTGTTGAAAAATTGTAGTGAAGATGTGGGCTGTTTTTCTCTAAAAAATCAGCTAAACAATCATTATATAAATCAAATATTCTGTAATAATATTCCTGAATTGTTCCTATATAATTGTATTGTCGTTTTAAATTATCAATATTAACTGACTTATAATCCCTCAGTGTTATACCACCCAGCCACTTAATCGCTTCCTCAAATTTATTCGCTAGTAAATCCTGATAACGTGGTATTTTGAATTGCTGATGAAACTTTGAATAAACCGCTTGATGTCTTTCTCCTGTTCTATAAACTCTTTCATTAACAGCTTGTTGGATTGCTTGTTGTTGTTCGAGTGAAATAGTCTCACTTATACCGATTTCTTTATCTGCTAAATCAAGTAACCATTTTCTTACTTCTTTGGCTATTTCTGTATTAGCAAACATTGCGACTAAATGTGCACCTCTAAGAGAGAAAATACGGACAGATTTTTCACGTAAGCTATTGTTTATTCCATTGGTAGTCAATTTGACCACCATTGTCATTTTATTGGTAAACTCGTCAGAATTTCGGCTATAAATCTTTGTTACAGATTTACTATCGGAATATTTTAACAGTTTTGAAAGCTCGGTAGATGTGATCCAAATTTGATTATTGTGATTGACTGACTGCACAGTCGTGCTGTGAAACATTAATTGATTTGTCATAGCTATATCCTTGTTGATTTTTATTATTAACCCTATTTTGAGTAGGGCGATCAGGAGCTCAAAACTGCAACAAGTCAGCGGACGTATTCCCCCGAGGGTGTTTTATTAGTCGCACTCCCGATCATAAAATCTGGATATAAAAAAGCCGCATTTCTATCGGGCGCGGTTTCCGCTTGTCGCTTGGTGTTTTGAGCACCTTTTTAGAATATATATTAATTTAACAAATAAAGTCAACTAATATTAATTTATTGCTATGTTAATTTAACGGTTGATAGTATTGATTTATTTATGGAAATAAAATAGTATCAATTTACTGGAAACTATTTAGGAAATAATTTATGAAAAAACTATTATTTACAGCTATATTTTTGGGCGTTTTTGCTTTAACCGGATGTACTACCTCAAAACAAGAAACTTATTATACCTTAACTCAAGAAGAAATTGACAATTCACATCCTGAAAAGTTGCCAGTTAATTATAAATCACTAATACGCAATTTTTTTGCTACCTCACTAAAAGATCCTGATTCAGCAAAATTTGTTTTTTATAAACCAGTAAGAGCATATAGTGCATCAACAAAAACTGTCTTTTGGATGGTTCAGGTCGATGTAAACGCTAAAAATTCTTATGGCGGATATACTGGTTATAAACCTTTTATATTTGCAAGAAAAACTGATGGTGGAATTATGGAAATAACACCTCTTTTTTCAATGACTAAAGTTGTTGTAGTAGACAGCGCGGTACAAGATAAATAACAACAAAGCCCTTTTGGGCTTTATTCTACCAACCACAAACAGCCCTTAACGGCTTTATAGCTTCATCGATACCAGTTAAGTCAAACGTAGCATCCACTGGTTTTTCACTATATGGAGTAACACGAATAAAAAATTTATTTTTATCTAGTAATTTCTTTATAAATTTTATTGATGCTTCTCCCTCGCCTAATAAGCTATCATAAAAAATGGCTTTATGGTCAGTTGACGTCCCCCAATACACATCAGAAACAGCCTTTTCAGAATCAAGTCTAGTTAAAGGCTTAATTGGTTTATTACCTAAAAAAATATCATAATTAATAAAAACTGATGTCGCATTCTCCCTGCATCTAATAATAAGACTAGGTTTAAATTTTTTATAACCAACATTTATATAATCATTAGCATCTAAGCTTAAATATATAGATAAACTATCATCTACTGGCGATTTATCTTTAAAGATTCCCCATTGCCCTATACCTTGTATGGGTATTACTATAGTTTCAACATTAGACAAACTATCATAACATTTCAAGCGTTCATCTTTATTCAGCATTGATTTACATGAATCAATTTTTGACTGCAACTTATCATCAGCAAAAACAAAAAACGGTAACATTAATATACAGAATAAGATCTTTTTCATACTATCTCCTTAATTTTTCGTTAATAGTATGTTATTTAAAGGGTTGGAGCAATAAAAACCATCATTCAGCGGCTTTAGCAAGTCTTTCTCGACGTCGTTTTTCATAATCCGCTAAGGTTTTGTCGTATTCTTCTCTTGTGAAGCCATCTTTATCAGGATATTTGTTTGCCATTAACATGATGTATTCGGTCATTGTTAGTTTTTTTGCATCATCTAATGACAATCCAAGATGAACCCTTGCGTTATTGATATAATCGGTAATTTTAAATTCTGATGAGTACGATTTATTTTCGTTTCGCTGCGATATTCTAACTTTTGCCCTTCCAGCCACGCCATATTCAAGTAAACTCCTAGCTATTAATAAAATATCGTGAATTGGGATGAGCCCTTTTTTGTTTTTACTTCCTAACAATTGAGTAACGTCAGCTGAACAACAACAGGTCAAAACCTTTCTAGCAACATTGAGTTGAAGTGTTAATTTTTCATTAATGTAATTAGTTACGTAATGATTTAGCTCTTTGAACCGTGTTATCGCTTCGTAGGCTTGATTAGAAAGCAGAACAGTATAGGCGTTAATTATCTCAAATGGTTCGCCAAGCTGTGATAAATTTTCGAATGAGGGAGTGAATACATAGTTAATTTTTTTTTCGCTCAATGACCCATTTTTTTTAATTGAAATAACCATTTCGCCTATGTCTGTTCTAATCATATATAGCCTTATTTAGTTGATTGAGTCGTAGGAATTTTACCAGTAATTTTAACTGATTTAGATGAAGCGACTTTAAATTCAAGTGAAGCTGATACAATATCATTTGATCCGCCATTCCAACTCAGTGAAGTTATATTCATATATGCAACAAAAGTATTTTCGCCATACATCAATCGCACCCACAAACTAGGTTGACGTTTATTAGCTAACTCAGTGGTAAAATAACGCTCTAATTTGAAGAAACCATACTGATCCAACTTGTCATTAACTCTGACTTCACCCTC encodes:
- a CDS encoding BRO-N domain-containing protein codes for the protein MTNQLMFHSTTVQSVNHNNQIWITSTELSKLLKYSDSKSVTKIYSRNSDEFTNKMTMVVKLTTNGINNSLREKSVRIFSLRGAHLVAMFANTEIAKEVRKWLLDLADKEIGISETISLEQQQAIQQAVNERVYRTGERHQAVYSKFHQQFKIPRYQDLLANKFEEAIKWLGGITLRDYKSVNIDNLKRQYNYIGTIQEYYYRIFDLYNDCLADFLEKNSPHLHYNFSTALNKIQVNLSLSMNFVRGELPRMNC
- a CDS encoding type VI secretion system-associated protein TagO; translation: MKKILFCILMLPFFVFADDKLQSKIDSCKSMLNKDERLKCYDSLSNVETIVIPIQGIGQWGIFKDKSPVDDSLSIYLSLDANDYINVGYKKFKPSLIIRCRENATSVFINYDIFLGNKPIKPLTRLDSEKAVSDVYWGTSTDHKAIFYDSLLGEGEASIKFIKKLLDKNKFFIRVTPYSEKPVDATFDLTGIDEAIKPLRAVCGW
- a CDS encoding DUF6246 family protein, whose protein sequence is MIRTDIGEMVISIKKNGSLSEKKINYVFTPSFENLSQLGEPFEIINAYTVLLSNQAYEAITRFKELNHYVTNYINEKLTLQLNVARKVLTCCCSADVTQLLGSKNKKGLIPIHDILLIARSLLEYGVAGRAKVRISQRNENKSYSSEFKITDYINNARVHLGLSLDDAKKLTMTEYIMLMANKYPDKDGFTREEYDKTLADYEKRRRERLAKAAE